One window of Cucurbita pepo subsp. pepo cultivar mu-cu-16 chromosome LG19, ASM280686v2, whole genome shotgun sequence genomic DNA carries:
- the LOC111782125 gene encoding RNA-binding protein 39-like, with protein sequence MDFDEYDYLEKAVEDQDDKETKKAKKGESERSEKITRKREVDEEAGSGGREDEELKVKRSRSEHENGKEDRDPSGRGRDRHRRDREEETDGGKERDRERNRGRDRGSSEKERDRDRDREERDRDRHKEKERERDKDRRDKERDRERHKEKDRERERDRKDKEREREKEKERERREREKREREREEERSRRSRSRSVREREREVDVRENRRMKDKKDMVEPEADPERDQRTVFAYQMPLKATERDVYEFFSKAGKVRDVRLIMDRNSRRSKGVGYVEFYDAMSVPMAIAISGQLLLGQPVMVKPSEAEKNLVQSNTSGASGAGPYGAVDRKLYVGNLHFNMTETHLREIFEAFGPVELVQLPLDLESGHCKGFGFVQFAHLEHAKAAQSLNGKLEIAGRIIKVSSVTDHIGAQESVAKSNDLDDDEGGGLALNAQSRALLMQKLDRTGIATSIAGSLGAPVLNGSAPNQRSTTSLPLNGQAAVVAPVLPANFTPPVLQSVGSPSECLLLKNMFDPSSETAPDFDLEIKEDVEEECSKYGRVKHIYVDKNSTGCVYLQYDTMEAAINAQRAMHMRWFAGRQISVLFMQPQVYEAKFIGA encoded by the exons ATGGACTTCGACGAGTACGACTACTTGGAGAAAGCTGTGGAGGATCAGGATGATAAGGAGACGAAGAAGGCAAAGAAGGGCGAGAGTGAGAGGAGCGAGAAAATCACCAGGAAAAGAGAGGTAGACGAAGAAGCTGGCTCTGGTGGTCGTGAGGACGAGGAGCTGAAGGTCAAGAGGTCGAGAAGTGAGCATGAAAATGGGAAGGAGGATAGGGATCCGTCGGGCCGAGGGAGGGATCGGCATCGGAGAGATAGAGAGGAAGAAACGGATGGGGGAAAAGAGAGGGATAGAGAAAGGAACCGTGGGAGAGATAGGGGTAGCAGTGAGAAGGAAAGGGATAGAGACAGAGATAGGgaggagagagatagagacagacataaggagaaagagagggagagagacaAGGATAGAAGGGATAAGGAGAGAGATAGGGAAAGGCATAAGGAGaaggacagagagagagagagggatagGAAGGacaaggagagggagagggagaaggagaaagagagagaaagaagagaaagggaaaagagGGAGCgggagagagaagaggaaaGATCCCGGCGAAGCAGGAGTCGGTCTGTTCGGGAGCGAGAACGCGAAGTTGATGTCAGAGAAAACAG GAGGATGAAGGACAAGAAAGACATGGTGGAGCCAGAGGCTGATCCAGAGAGGGATCAAAGAACTGTATTTGCCTATCAG ATGCCTTTGAAGGCCACCGAGAGAGATGTTTACGAATTCTTTTCAAAAGCTGGAAAG GTTAGAGATGTGCGGCTGATCATGGACAGGAATTCTAGACGGTCAAAAGGAGTTGG GTATGTTGAATTTTATGATGCGATGTCTGTGCCCATGGCTATTGCTATCTCTGGTCAACTACTCCTCGGTCAACCGGTGATGGTTAAACCTTCAGAAGCTGAAAAGAATCTTGTTCAATCAAATACGTCTGGTGCGTCTGGTGCAGGGCCGTATGGAGCTGTAGACAGGAAACTTTATGTTGGAAATCTACATTTTAACATGACCGAGACTCACCTTAGAGAG ATTTTTGAAGCATTTGGTCCTGTGGAGCTTGTGCAACTACCTCTTGACCTTGAGTCAGGTCACTGCAAGGGTTTTGGATTTGTTCAA TTTGCTCATCTAGAGCATGCAAAGGCAGCTCAAAGCTTGAATGGGAAATTAGAAATTGCTGGCCGAATTATCAAG GTTTCATCTGTAACAGACCACATTGGAGCACAAGAAAGTGTTGCAAAATCAAATGaccttgatgatgatgaggggGGTGGTCTG GCATTGAATGCTCAATCAAGAGCTCTGCTTATGCAGAAGCTTGACCGTACTGGTATTGCTACTAG TATTGCAGGATCTCTTGGAGCTCCAGTGTTGAATGGGTCAGCCCCAAATCAGAGATCTACGACCAGCTTGCCTCTAAATGGTCAAGCTGCAGTTGTTGCACCAGTACTTCCTGCAAATTTTACTCCACCAGTTTTACAATCTGTTGGAAGTCCTAGTGAATGTTTACTACTGAAAAACATGTTTGATCCATCTTCGGAG ACCGCACCAGACTTTGACTTGGAAATCAAAGAAGATGTTGAAGAGGAGTGTTCTAAATATGGTCGCGTTAAACATATATATGTGGATAA AAACAGCACCGGATGTGTGTATCTGCAATATGATACTATGGAAGCTGCTATAAATGCTCAACGTGCAATGCACATGAGATGGTTTGCAGGCCGACAGATATCGGTCTTGTTCATG CAACCTCAGGTGTATGAAGCCAAGTTTATAGGAGCTTGA
- the LOC111782126 gene encoding protein LIKE COV 2-like — MAEDKESTSVPLSQVDNGGQDLEDPVKSKSPPSSPNSSTRKACYYVLQSWVSKKFMTGCVVLFPVAVSFFVTWWFIQFVDGFFSPLYKRLGVEIFGLGFITSLLFVFFVGIFVSSWLGATLFWLGEWFIQRMPFVRHLYSASKQISSAISPDQNTTAFKEVAIIRHPRIGEYAFGFITSTVTLQRESEDEELCSVFVPTNHLYIGDIFLVSSKDIIRPNLSIREGIEIIVSGGMTMPQIITPLERVDRQAETIALNRLK, encoded by the exons ATGGCGGAAGACAAGGAGTCGACCTCGGTTCCTCTTAGTCAAGTTGATAATGGCGGTCAGGATCTTGAAGATCCTGTCAAATCCAAATCTCCTCCGAGTTCTCCCAATTCGTCCACTCGTAAG GCGTGCTATTATGTTCTCCAAAGCTGGGTGTCAAAGAAGTTTATGACTGGATG TGTGGTTCTTTTCCCCGTTgctgtttccttttttgttaCATGGTGGTTCATTCAATTTGTTGATGGTTTCTTCAGTCCATTATATAAGCGGCTTGGAGTTGAGATATTTG GACTTGGGTTCATAACGTCTTTACTTTTTGTATTCTTCGTTGGTATATTTGTCTCATCATGGTTGGGTGCTACACTCTTCTGGCTTGGAGAATGGTTCATCCAGCGAATGCCCTTTGTCAGGCATCTATATTCTGCCTCCAAACAAATTAGTTCGGCAATTTCTCCTG ATCAAAATACCACGGCTTTCAAAGAGGTTGCAATTATTCGTCATCCACGTATTGGTGAATATGCATTTGGGTTTATTACTTCAACTGTTACCCTCCAG AGAGAGAGCGAAGATGAAGAGCTATGCAGTGTTTTCGTGCCAACAAATCACCTATACATTGGGGATATATTTCTTGTTAGTTCAAAGGACATCATAAGACCAAACCTGTCGATTCGGGAAGGCATAG AGATTATCGTTTCTGGCGGTATGACAATGCCACAAATTATTACACCTTTGGAGAGAGTTGATAGACAGGCCGAGACAATAGCTTTGAACAGACTAAAGTAG